TGGCTGCTCGACCCCGCCGTGCACGGCCAGGGCCTCGCCACGGAAGCCGTGCAGGCCGTCATTGCCTGGGGCGACAAGCACTTCCAGGGTGCGCGCACGGTCTGCCTGATGGACCCCGACAACGAGGCCTCGCGGCGGCTGGCTGAGAAATTCGGCTACCGGGAGTATGCCCGCACTACCTACCACGATGAGCCGGCGCTGTTGCTCGAACGCCCGGCCCAGTCAGAAAGCCAGAAGGCATAAGATGTGGGCAACGCTTGGAAATTAACAGGTTAACTCTCTAATTGCCACTCATTTCGTGCAAGCCCGATGGAGCGAGGCTAGTACGAATCTGCACTCTGGCGTAGCAGCAGAATTAAATAGGTATCAAAAATATATAGCTCGCTAAAACCATTTAGCTCTATGGAGACATTCTTCCAGTTTCGCACGGCTGAGTTCACCGACAACGCGCAAACTATTCTACAGCAACAACCCGGCTTTGTGCAGGCCGCCACGCGGTGGCAACTAGCCGACAGCCACATAAACTTCCAGGATTATTTTCTGGATGGCTTGCAGATGTCGGTGGTGCGTGGGCACCTGCAGCGGCCCTTCCAGATAGAGCTGGCCGTGGAGCGGCCCTGGCTGGCGACTCTCTTCCAGCTTGAGGGTCAGGTCAGCTCCAAGTCGTGCGCGCTGCGGCCGCTGCACATCGGGCCGGGCCAGCACAACCTGATGGCCGACGAGGCCTCGGCGAACACTTACACCTTTGAGGGAGAGCAGTATACCTGTTTTTCGGCCCACCTCGCCCCCGCCTTCTTTTCCCGGCTGGTGCAGGGTAACCCCGAGTGGTTAGCCAAGCACGAAGCCCGCCTGGTCAACCCCACGCCTTTCGTCTTGCTGCCCCCGGGCATGGCCGTTACTACGGCCCAGCGGGCCATCATCCAGCAAATCATCGAGTGTCCCTACAGCGGGGCTTTGAAAAAGCTGTTTCTGGAGGCCCGCTTCCTGGACTTGTTTATCGAGCAGCAAACCCAGCCTGTGCTGCGGCCCAGTGGCGCTTCCTCGCGCGACCGGGACACGCTGCACGCCATCCGCGACTTTCTCGACACGCACTACGCCGAGCCGCCGAGCCTGCTCGAGCTGGCCCGCCTGTTCGGCACCAACGACTTCAAACTTAAGAAAGGCTTCCGCGAGCTGTTCGGCACCACCGTCTTTGGCTACATTGCCGAGCGACGCCTCACCGTGGCCTGGCAGCTGCTCACCCTCACCGATCAGCCCGTGCAGGAAGTCGCCGAAAGTGTGGGTTTTGGCAACCCGGCTCACTTTGCCACTGCCTTTCGCCGCAAGTTTGGACTGAGCCCCTCCCACGTGCGCCGGGCACCCCAGGCCTTTGCCGCTGGCCTAAACCTTACTTCGTCGGCTGCTCTTCTTGCGCACTAAGCTACCGAGACTGACTCATAGCTGTGCCGGGGTGCGAACGGTTGAGCCCCAGCCGGGTAATGGCGGCTTACCTGGCAACGGGTATTTCCGGGTAAAACTTACTCCAGCAGGCGGTTAATCTGCACGTACTGTAGCAGCATGATGGTTTTACCGTCCCGGATTTCGCCAGTCTGCATCATGCGCACGGCCTGGGTGAAGGGTAGCTCCAGCACCTCGATGTTCTCCTGCTCCTCGGCCACGCCACCCCCGCCGTGGATGCGCTGCTCTTCCGAATACTCGGCCACGAAGAAATAGACCAGCTCCGTCACCGAGCCCGGCGACATATAAGCCTCGAATACTTTCTGCACGTTGTGCACCCGGTAGCCGGTTTCTTCCTCGGTTTCCCGCCGGATGCAGGCTTCCGCATCGTCCTGGTCCAGCAGCCCGGCGCAGGCCTCGATAAGCAGGCCGGTTTCGTTGCCGTTCAGGTAGGTGGGCATGCGAAACTGCCGGGTAAGCACCACGGTTTTTTTCTGGGGGTTGTACAATAGAATCACGGCCCCATTGCCCCGGTCGTAGGCCTCGCGGCTTTGGGATGCGCCCCACTGCCCATCCGGGTGCCGCAATGAAAAGGTAATCTTACGCAACGTGAACCAGTTGTCGGAGAGAACTTCAATTGAGGTGGTCTTAACTTCGGGGATATACATGGTTGCCGTATTCGGGTAAATTAAAAAAGGAATGCGGAGCGGGGCCCAAGCGGCTGGCCCATTTGCGGTAGCGCCCCGCCAGCGTTAAGCGGCCCAGGCTGCTGGCCGGCGACAAAGGCAGCTGCCGGGCAAAAGTAGCGGGTACGACTTCTCGGAACTTTTGCCAGACGGATAAATTGCCGTTGCCAGCCGCTTTTATCGGGGCCCAGGTCAAGCGCTCGGCTGTACCAGCCCGGCAGTCGGGGCCGCTTATAGCCCCACCCACAGCACAACTTAACTTCCTTCCGGATCCTGATGGGGCCAGCGGTATCCATAGGCCGACCTGGTTTCGGGCTTGTGTGAAATTACCGCTAAATCTTGCGCTCAATCAAGATTTTGCTTGTGCCCAGCCCCGTGCTTTGCTGCTGTCAATTACTTCAGTTATGCAGCACGTATCGTCACTCCGCGAGCCGCTCGTCACCGGCAACAAAACCCTTCACGACGTCACCCAGGATATCAGCCGCCACGTTGAAGCCCGGCCAAACGCCCGCTGGATGGCCGCTTTGGCTGGGGCCCTGGTCTTGCTGGGCATCTTCTTCTACTCCGTGTACCGCACCCTGTGGTATGGTATCGGGGAATGGGGTCTGAACAAAACTGTGGGCTGGGCCTGGGACATCACCAATTTCGTGTGGTGGGTGGGCATCGGCCACGCCGGCACGCTGATTTCGGCCGTGCTTCTGCTGTTCCGCCAGAAGTGGCGCAGCTCTATCAACCGCGCGGCCGAAGCCATGACGATTTTCGCCGTCATCTGCGCCGCTATGTATCCCGTGCTTCACCTGGGCCGTCCGTGGCTCGCTTACTGGGTATTCCCGCTGCAAAACACCTTCGGTTCGCTGTGGGTAAACTTCAATTCGCCCCTGCTCTGGGACGTATTCGCTATTTCGACCTATTTCACCGTCTCGCTCGTGTTCTGGTACACGGGTCTGGTACCTGACTTCGCTACAATCCGCGACCGTGCTAAGGGCCCGATTGCCAAAGTAGCCTACTCGCTGCTGAGCATGGGCTGGACGGGTTCGGCCAAGCACTGGAGCCGCTACGAAACCGTCTCGCTGATCCTGGCCGGGGTGTCGACCCCGCTGGTACTCTCGGTCCACACCATCGTGTCAATGGACTTTGCCACCTCGGTGGTGCCGGGCTGGCACACGACCATCTTCCCGCCCTACTTCGTGGCCGGGGCTATCTTCTCGGGCTTCGCCATGGTACTGACCCTGATGCTCATCACCCGGGTCGTGTTCAAGCTGGAAGATTACATCACGATGGAGCACATCGCCCTGATGAACAAAATCATGATGATCACCGGCTCGATTGTCGGGGTAGCTTACATCACCGAATTCTTCATTGCCTGGTATTCGCAGGTGGAGTTTGAGCAGTACGCTTTCATCAACCGGGCCACGGGTCCGTACTGGTGGGCGTACTGGTCGATGATGACCTGCAACGTGATTACGCCCCAGCTGGTGTGGATCCGCAAAGTGCGCTACAGTATCCCGCTCACGTTCGTGCTGTCGATCATCGTCAACATCGGCATGTGGTTCGAGCGGTTCGTGATTATCGTCACCTCGCTGCACCGTGACTACCTGCCTTCGAGCTGGGTCATGTTCTCGCCCACGATTATCGACATCGGTATTTATGTGGGGACGATGGGCTTATTCTTCACCCTGTTCCTGCTCTTCGCTAAGTTCTTCCCCGTGGTAAACATGGCTGAAGTGAAGACCGTGCTGAAATACACGGTGGACAATGGTCCGACCTACACCGGTCACGACCCGCACCATCTCACACGCTCTACCCCAGCAGCCTCGGCACCATCTGCCGCCACGCCGCACCATTAGCCGGCAAGTATCACTGCTGGGGCCTATCCTTCACACGCGTTACTTCCCCTTATCATGCTGATTGACCTATTACTAGCCGCTCTGAGCGTCCTGATTTTCGTGCCCCTGGTAACGGGCTATTGCGCCTACAGCTACGGCCGCTCCTTCGCGCTCTGGTGCGGACTGGGCGTCGTGCTGCCGGGGGTGTCTTTCGTAGTGCTTACGGTGTTGCTGTACCGCAAGGAAATGACGCCCGGCGAGCGACTAGTGCGGGAGGCCAAGCAGATCCTGGCTACGGCTGCCGCCCCGAAAGTAGGGATGCGCTATTAGCCAAGCAGGCCGCCGCACTTACCGGAACCCTACTAAGCGGGTGAAACCTGGCTACAGCCTGCTACTCCGGCTTCGATACTTTACGCGTGCCCTGGTAGAGCTCATACTTGAGCAGGCGGCAGTCGATGGGGCCGTTAAACAAGGGAATGCGGCGGGAGGCTTTCAAGCCCACGCGTTTGGCTGCTTCCAGGTTGCCGGTAAATAAGTATGCATCGTAACCCTGGAAGCCGGTTTTGAGCGTGTCGCCGATGGTTTTGTACAAGGCTTCCATCTGGGCTTCCTCCCCGATTCGCTCCCCGTACGGCGGGTTCGACACCACGATGCCGGCCGGCTCATTCTTGGGCGCCTGGGCGTCTTTCACGTCGCGCACGCCGAGGCGGATATAGTCCTCCAAATCGGCGGCGGCCACGTTTTCCCGGGCCAGCTCAATGTACTCGCGCGACAAATCGGAGCCGGCAATGTAGGCCTGGGACTCCTCAATGCGGGCACTGCGGGCGTCCATCACCACCGAATCCCAGAGCTGCTGGTCAAAGTCGGCCCAATTCTGGAAGCTGAACTTGCCCTGGTGGTAGAGGCCGGGCGCAATGCGCTGGGCAATGAGGGCCGCTTCGGTTAGCAAGGTACCCGAGCCGCACATAGGGTCAATAAAGGGCTTTTTGCCGTCCCAGCCGGTAAGCAGGATAATGCCAGCGGCTAGGGCCTCGTTGAGCGGAGCCACGTTGGTTTGCTGACGGTAGCCGCGGCGGTGCAGCGAGTCGCCAGAGGCGTCGAGGCTGAGCACCACGTCGTTTTCAATCATGTGCAGGTGCAGCCGGATGTCGGGGTTCTTGACGTCCACGCTGGGCCGCGAGCCGGTGCGGTTGCGAAACTGATCCACAATGGCATCCTTGGTGAGCTGGGCCACATACAAGGAGTGCTCGAAGGAGGACTTGTTGACTACGGCCGTAATGGCAAAGGTTTGGTCGGGACGGATGTAGTCCTGCCAGTCGATACGGCCGACTTCGCGGTAGAGGGCTTTTTCGTCGCGGGCGTAGAAGCCAGCAAAGGGCTTCAGGATGCGCACGGCGGTGCGGCACCAGAGGTTGGCTTCGTAGAGGAGCTGCTTGGTGCCGGTAAATTCAATAGCCCGCTGTCCCACCTTCTCGATTTTGGCGCCCAGGTCCCGCAGCTCCTGGGCCAGCACTTCTTCCAGGCCAAACTGGGTGGTGGCGGTCATAAAGAAGGTGGCGTCGCGGCGGTTCTCGGACATAAGGCAGGGAGTGCTAGGGAAAAGTAGAGCGGCAAAGGTCGGAGTTTTTGGCGGGTCAATTTCACCCATGTTCGTCTTGCTGCTGGGCTTCGCGCGAATTCCTATCTTTAAGGCCTTCACTTTCTCCCTATCCTGCCTGCATGGCTGCTCCCGTCTCTTCCTCCTCCGTTTCTGCCAGCACTGCCACCCGCTCCTACGCCGGGCCCATGCTGCTGATGACGACCCTGTTTTTCCTGTTCGGGGCCGTTACCAACTTCAACGACGTGCTCATGCCCTACCTCAAGGACGTGTGCCAGCTCACCGATTTGCAGTCGTCGTTGGTGCAGTCGGCGTTCTTCGGAGCCTACTTTCTGATGTCATTGCCGGCCGGCAAGGTGCTGGAGCGTATCGGCTTCAAGCGCGGCATTGTGCTGGGCTTATTGGTCATGGCGGCCGGGGCGTTGCTGTTTGTTCCGGCGGCCAATTCGCGCACCTTTGGCTTGTTTCTACTGGCCCTGAGCTTATTAGGTGCGGGCGTCACGCTGCTGCAGGTAGCGGCCAACCCCTACGTGTCGGTGCTGGGCCCGGCCCGCACGGCGGCCAGCCGGGTTAGCATTGTCGGCGTGGCCAACGGGCTGGGCGGCACTATCTCCCCGCTTATCGGCGGCCTGATTCTGTTCGGGGGCTCGGCCGTGCTCAAGGCTCAGCTGGCGGCCATGCCCCTGGAGCAGCGCCTAACCCAGGAAGCCACCCTGGTCAAGCCGCTCTACCTGGGCCTAGCCTTGTTCTTGGCGATGCTGGCCGTGCTGTTTTTCTTGGTGCGCCTGCCCGAAATCGAGAGTATCCCCGCTGAGGAGGAAGCCGCCCTGACTGCCGAAGCCGGCCCCACCGGCCGCCGTTCCGCCCTCGACTACCGCCACCTGGCCCTGGGCGTGGGCGCTATTTTTATGTACGTGGGCGTCGAAGTGGGCCTGGGTTCCTTCCTGATTCGCTACGGGGAAAGCCAGAATATCACCCAGCTCAGCGGCTTTACTCAGCAGCTGGTGCGGGGCCTGAGTCTGGCTACGGGCTGGGCGGCAGCTTTGTTTGGCCACTCCCCCGAACCCATCGACACGGCCACCGGCTTCACTAAGGCCGTGGGTGCCGTGCTGGTCTCGTCTTACTGGTTTGGGCTGATGGTGGGCCGCATTATCGGTATTCCGTTGCTTAGCCGCTTCAATGCCCGCAAGCTGCTGGTGGGCGTGTGCGCGGCCGGCACCCTATTCGTGCTGGCCTCCATTGCCAGTAGCGGCGAAACGGCTCTGTGGCTGGTGGTGCTCTGCGGCTTGTGCAACTCCATTATCTGGCCCGTGGTGTTTCCGCTGGCCATTACCGGCTTGGGCAAGTTCACCAAGCAGGGCTCGTCCTACCTGATTATGGCCATTGTGGGCGGGGCCATCATTCCGCCCCTGATGGGCTGGATTGCCACCAACGGCGGCGGGCTGCGCGTGGCCTTCGTGTTGCCGGCCTTGTGCTATGCCTACCTGCTGTTTTATAGCTTGAGCGGCTACCGGGTACGGTAGAGTGGCTTGATTGATTCTGTCGAAAGCCTGCCGTTCTAACAGCTTGTTGTTACCCAAATTTTAAAAGTGTTTTGGTCCCAAGCTGAAACACTTTTTTATTATTGTCGGGTACCTCTCAAAAAAACGGGAGGTGTAGCACAGTGAGCGGCACGCACCACTCTTTTAATGACAACCAGCGTTTAGGTGAACTTGTGCTCTGAGGGGCATTCAGTCATTGGGGGCCTTGTCCCGGCGACTTATTTCAGCCTGGAGGCGCTTGCGGGCGTGTGAGGCCCGGTACCCCACTATAACTGCCAGCCCAAGCAACCCGAAGGTCAGGATGCCCCCGTGGTGAGTAGCCGACCATACTGCCACGCCCACCGTCACCCCGATGAGTAACGCCGTGAGTGTTTTCTGCGAGTTCATTTTTTTCTCTTCCGATTCCAATTCCTCCTGGGTCATTTTGGAATAGTCTGTTGTGGGAAACATAACGAGCGTATAGGGTAAGCAAAGAAGATACCGTGCAATATATAGCTCGTTTAGCGTTTCGACCGTTTCAGTGAACGGGGCTTCTCACTCTGAATCGTTGCCGTGACTCTGCGGATGCGCACCGGGGGCCAGTGCCCGCACGCCGGAACGCGGCTAAAATGTGCAGTCAAACCGGCCCTCGGTCACGCGCACAGTAGCCCCGCCCGAAGCCTCGTGGGCCGTGAACTCGAAGGTGCCGGCCACGACCCGCGCCACGGAGTCGAACCGGGTGATAACCAACTGGCCCGTGGCCGAGGGGCCAGTGAGCAGCACTTGTTCGGGCGAGGGCTTTGCGAAGGTGAAAGAACCGTAGGCGGGGTTGGAGCTAGCGAGTTGAGGATTGGCAGGTTGGTCAAGCACAAAGGTGCTGGCGCTACGCAGGTCGGGCACGAAGAAACTAATTCTGGTCCGGGCATGCACGTGCGATTCAGCATAGTTAAGGACCTTAGCGAAGGAAAGCCTTAACCCGCGTTTCGTAGTGAATGCATTATCCCAGGACGCAAAAATGGGCTTAGGACTAAAAAGGCCTGAGGCTTGGGCAGTCCAGGCAATACCATCTACGCGGCAGCCAGCGGTATTCTGGCCGTTTTGGGTAGCGGGCGGAAGCTGGTCTTGGGGCGTCACCTCTTTCTTTTTGCAGTGGCTTAAGCCTAAAGTGATGGCTAACAGGAGCACAGGAAGACGAATGGTCACGGCAGTAGAAGAGTAGCATGGCCCACTGGCGAGCCGGTACACAAACATAGCACGCCGACCGGGCCTCCGCGCGCCAATCGGCAGCCTGTTTTGACTTCTTTCACGGTGCCTAGTGTCAATAATTTGTTTTATGTCAGATTATTAACTGCCTATAAAAGGACATTACCCGCAAGGCGCTCTACCGGACGTCAACCCAAACGCTCCTTTTCCTGAAGCGCTACCCATCTACATCTAGTGGCATAGCAAAGCAGCCCTACAGACCAGATTAAGTCCAAGAAACTGGTTCACCTTTCAAGGTTCAGGAAACCCAGATTAGGGATAAGTTTCGTGAACTCATCGGTTTCAGAAGATTGGGCTAAGGGCAAGCTAGTCCAACCAGTAGGCTTTTCGTTTCGCCCGACGATTTCGGAGGCATCATTTCACTAAATCCTGTAAGCTGCGCCAACAAGTAGCAAACGGCTAACTTTGCCGTTACACGCATTTATTCCGCTTTGCTATGGCTTCGGCTCCCGTTTTAGAACACCACGTTTCTCTGCTGCCTTTCAACACCTTCGGCATCGATGCCCAGGCCCGCCTGTTTGCCCGCTTCCGCTCGGTCGAGGAGTTGCGTGCCCTGCTGGCCTTGCCCGAAGTGCAGCAGGCCGATAAGCTGGTGCTGGGCGGGGGCTCCAACCTGCTCTTCACCCAGGATTTCGACGGCGTAGTGCTCAAAAACGAAATAACCGGCCTCGAAATCATTGCCCAGGACGAAGCCCACGACACGGCTCTGGTGCGGGCCGGCGCCGGCGAGTCGTGGCACGGACTGGTGCAGTACGCACTAAGCCAAAACCTGAGCGGCATCGAAAACCTGTCGCTGATTCCGGGCACGGTGGGCGCGGCGCCTTTGCAGAATATCGGAGCCTACGGGGCTGAGCTCAAAGACACCTTCGACCACCTCGAAGCCGTGGAAATCAGCACAGGACAGCTACGCACCTTCACCCACGAGCAGTGCGGTTTCGGCTACCGCGAAAGTGTGTTCAAGGGCCCCCTGCGCAACCAGTACATCGTCACGGGCGTGGTGTTGCAGCTGCAGCGTAAGCACCAGCTCAACGTCAGCTACGGGGCCATCAGCACCACCCTGGCCGACATGGGCATCGAAACCG
Above is a genomic segment from Hymenobacter cellulosivorans containing:
- a CDS encoding sugar MFS transporter; this encodes MAAPVSSSSVSASTATRSYAGPMLLMTTLFFLFGAVTNFNDVLMPYLKDVCQLTDLQSSLVQSAFFGAYFLMSLPAGKVLERIGFKRGIVLGLLVMAAGALLFVPAANSRTFGLFLLALSLLGAGVTLLQVAANPYVSVLGPARTAASRVSIVGVANGLGGTISPLIGGLILFGGSAVLKAQLAAMPLEQRLTQEATLVKPLYLGLALFLAMLAVLFFLVRLPEIESIPAEEEAALTAEAGPTGRRSALDYRHLALGVGAIFMYVGVEVGLGSFLIRYGESQNITQLSGFTQQLVRGLSLATGWAAALFGHSPEPIDTATGFTKAVGAVLVSSYWFGLMVGRIIGIPLLSRFNARKLLVGVCAAGTLFVLASIASSGETALWLVVLCGLCNSIIWPVVFPLAITGLGKFTKQGSSYLIMAIVGGAIIPPLMGWIATNGGGLRVAFVLPALCYAYLLFYSLSGYRVR
- a CDS encoding DUF6252 family protein, translating into MPDLRSASTFVLDQPANPQLASSNPAYGSFTFAKPSPEQVLLTGPSATGQLVITRFDSVARVVAGTFEFTAHEASGGATVRVTEGRFDCTF
- a CDS encoding helix-turn-helix transcriptional regulator, whose protein sequence is METFFQFRTAEFTDNAQTILQQQPGFVQAATRWQLADSHINFQDYFLDGLQMSVVRGHLQRPFQIELAVERPWLATLFQLEGQVSSKSCALRPLHIGPGQHNLMADEASANTYTFEGEQYTCFSAHLAPAFFSRLVQGNPEWLAKHEARLVNPTPFVLLPPGMAVTTAQRAIIQQIIECPYSGALKKLFLEARFLDLFIEQQTQPVLRPSGASSRDRDTLHAIRDFLDTHYAEPPSLLELARLFGTNDFKLKKGFRELFGTTVFGYIAERRLTVAWQLLTLTDQPVQEVAESVGFGNPAHFATAFRRKFGLSPSHVRRAPQAFAAGLNLTSSAALLAH
- the nrfD gene encoding NrfD/PsrC family molybdoenzyme membrane anchor subunit; translated protein: MQHVSSLREPLVTGNKTLHDVTQDISRHVEARPNARWMAALAGALVLLGIFFYSVYRTLWYGIGEWGLNKTVGWAWDITNFVWWVGIGHAGTLISAVLLLFRQKWRSSINRAAEAMTIFAVICAAMYPVLHLGRPWLAYWVFPLQNTFGSLWVNFNSPLLWDVFAISTYFTVSLVFWYTGLVPDFATIRDRAKGPIAKVAYSLLSMGWTGSAKHWSRYETVSLILAGVSTPLVLSVHTIVSMDFATSVVPGWHTTIFPPYFVAGAIFSGFAMVLTLMLITRVVFKLEDYITMEHIALMNKIMMITGSIVGVAYITEFFIAWYSQVEFEQYAFINRATGPYWWAYWSMMTCNVITPQLVWIRKVRYSIPLTFVLSIIVNIGMWFERFVIIVTSLHRDYLPSSWVMFSPTIIDIGIYVGTMGLFFTLFLLFAKFFPVVNMAEVKTVLKYTVDNGPTYTGHDPHHLTRSTPAASAPSAATPHH
- a CDS encoding THUMP domain-containing class I SAM-dependent RNA methyltransferase — encoded protein: MSENRRDATFFMTATTQFGLEEVLAQELRDLGAKIEKVGQRAIEFTGTKQLLYEANLWCRTAVRILKPFAGFYARDEKALYREVGRIDWQDYIRPDQTFAITAVVNKSSFEHSLYVAQLTKDAIVDQFRNRTGSRPSVDVKNPDIRLHLHMIENDVVLSLDASGDSLHRRGYRQQTNVAPLNEALAAGIILLTGWDGKKPFIDPMCGSGTLLTEAALIAQRIAPGLYHQGKFSFQNWADFDQQLWDSVVMDARSARIEESQAYIAGSDLSREYIELARENVAAADLEDYIRLGVRDVKDAQAPKNEPAGIVVSNPPYGERIGEEAQMEALYKTIGDTLKTGFQGYDAYLFTGNLEAAKRVGLKASRRIPLFNGPIDCRLLKYELYQGTRKVSKPE
- the murB gene encoding UDP-N-acetylmuramate dehydrogenase codes for the protein MASAPVLEHHVSLLPFNTFGIDAQARLFARFRSVEELRALLALPEVQQADKLVLGGGSNLLFTQDFDGVVLKNEITGLEIIAQDEAHDTALVRAGAGESWHGLVQYALSQNLSGIENLSLIPGTVGAAPLQNIGAYGAELKDTFDHLEAVEISTGQLRTFTHEQCGFGYRESVFKGPLRNQYIVTGVVLQLQRKHQLNVSYGAISTTLADMGIETDPTPHDVSEAVIQIRRSKLPDPAQIGNAGSFFKNPEISQAKYDELKSQYADLPGYPVPGGVKVPAAWLIEQCGWKGRRFGAHGVHDRQALVLVNHGGAQGSAIRDLAQEIIASVREKFGIELHPEVNIL
- the nudK gene encoding GDP-mannose pyrophosphatase NudK, yielding MYIPEVKTTSIEVLSDNWFTLRKITFSLRHPDGQWGASQSREAYDRGNGAVILLYNPQKKTVVLTRQFRMPTYLNGNETGLLIEACAGLLDQDDAEACIRRETEEETGYRVHNVQKVFEAYMSPGSVTELVYFFVAEYSEEQRIHGGGGVAEEQENIEVLELPFTQAVRMMQTGEIRDGKTIMLLQYVQINRLLE